The following proteins are co-located in the Methylomonas sp. 11b genome:
- a CDS encoding cell division protein ZipA C-terminal FtsZ-binding domain-containing protein has protein sequence MDKELLRVVIILIGVLVMIGMVLWHFVKSLRERRTPDDYYDEDSYDDRVVDEFSVEEDDDEMDVFALGSELVDGDALLDDQAIKPSPKPSADVSRKDVDKKQAATLANSRRLELPALIEFSIVARADQGFNGEDLFEAFERVGLRYGSVRVFERVDANRMVDFAVASMVDPGTFPDTGLQDFYCPGIVFFMQPREVDAPLAVFDDFMETIDTLADELDGVVWDNQRQPLTAETVAQFRQILAKAA, from the coding sequence ATGGATAAAGAATTATTAAGAGTCGTGATTATTTTGATCGGCGTGCTGGTGATGATCGGCATGGTGTTGTGGCATTTCGTCAAATCGTTGCGAGAAAGACGCACGCCCGACGATTATTATGACGAGGACTCTTACGACGACCGAGTGGTTGACGAGTTTTCGGTTGAGGAAGACGACGATGAGATGGATGTATTTGCGTTGGGCAGCGAGTTGGTTGATGGAGATGCTCTGTTAGACGATCAAGCCATCAAGCCCAGCCCAAAACCCTCGGCCGATGTTTCGCGTAAAGATGTCGATAAGAAACAAGCCGCTACCTTGGCTAATTCTCGGCGTTTGGAATTGCCGGCCTTGATCGAGTTCAGCATCGTGGCGCGCGCCGATCAGGGCTTTAACGGCGAAGATCTGTTCGAGGCTTTCGAACGTGTGGGCTTACGCTATGGTAGTGTGCGGGTGTTCGAACGCGTGGATGCCAATCGCATGGTCGATTTTGCTGTCGCCAGCATGGTCGATCCCGGTACTTTTCCCGATACCGGGCTGCAAGACTTTTATTGCCCCGGCATCGTGTTTTTCATGCAGCCACGTGAGGTTGATGCGCCGTTGGCGGTATTCGATGACTTCATGGAAACCATCGATACTCTGGCCGACGAACTGGACGGCGTGGTCTGGGACAATCAGCGGCAGCCGCTGACTGCGGAAACCGTCGCGCAGTTTAGACAAATATTGGCCAAGGCCGCCTAA
- the lepA gene encoding translation elongation factor 4, with product MDQKNIRNFSIIAHIDHGKSTLADRFIQICGGLSDREMEAQVLDSMDLERERGITIKAQSVTLDYKASDGVTYQLNFIDTPGHVDFSYEVSRSLAACEGALLVVDAAQGVEAQSVANCYTAIEQGLEVVPVLNKIDLPSAEPERVMEEIENVIGIPADEALKISAKTGIGVEAVLDQLIQKIPPPAGDENAPLQALIIDSWFDNYLGVVSLVRIVNGNLRKKQKITVMTTGKSFLVEKLGVYTPKQLEKQQLHTGEVGFIVAGIKDIFGAPVGDTITATDNPATEALPGFEKVQPRVFAGLYPVSSDDFGAMREALDKLRLNDSALNYEPETSQALGFGFRCGFLGMLHMEIVQERLEREYNIDLITTAPTVVYEVETHGGEIVMVDNPAKLPDVGTIVEIREPIILANILVPQAYLGNVINLCIEKRGIQKNMQYAGSQVSLSYELPMSEVVLDFFDRLKSVSRGYASFDYEFLRFEPAPLVKLDVLINGDKVDALSIIVHRDLSQNRGRDLVEKMKDLIPRQMYEVAIQAAIGAKVIARSTVKAMRKNVTAKCYGGDITRKKKLLEKQKAGKKRMKQVGSIEIPQEAFLAVLQVNKE from the coding sequence GTGGATCAAAAAAATATCAGAAATTTCTCCATCATTGCCCATATCGATCACGGGAAATCGACATTGGCAGACCGATTCATTCAAATTTGTGGCGGATTAAGCGACCGGGAGATGGAGGCGCAAGTACTCGATTCCATGGATCTGGAGAGGGAACGCGGCATCACTATCAAGGCGCAAAGCGTCACCCTGGATTACAAAGCCAGCGATGGCGTCACCTATCAACTGAATTTTATTGACACACCAGGACACGTGGATTTTTCCTACGAAGTCTCGCGTTCCTTGGCCGCCTGTGAAGGCGCCTTACTGGTGGTCGATGCCGCGCAAGGTGTGGAAGCGCAAAGTGTGGCCAACTGCTATACCGCCATCGAACAAGGTTTGGAAGTGGTGCCGGTGCTGAACAAGATCGATTTGCCCTCCGCCGAGCCGGAGCGGGTGATGGAAGAGATCGAGAATGTCATCGGCATTCCGGCCGACGAAGCCTTGAAAATCAGTGCCAAGACCGGCATCGGCGTCGAAGCGGTGCTGGACCAATTGATCCAAAAAATTCCACCACCTGCCGGTGACGAAAATGCGCCGTTACAGGCTTTGATCATCGACTCCTGGTTCGATAATTATCTGGGCGTGGTTTCGCTGGTGCGTATCGTCAACGGCAATCTGCGTAAAAAACAAAAGATCACCGTGATGACCACCGGTAAGTCGTTTTTGGTTGAGAAACTGGGGGTCTACACGCCAAAGCAGTTGGAGAAGCAACAGTTACACACCGGTGAAGTGGGCTTCATCGTCGCTGGCATCAAGGATATTTTCGGTGCACCGGTAGGGGATACCATCACCGCGACAGATAATCCTGCAACTGAAGCCTTGCCCGGCTTCGAGAAAGTTCAGCCCCGAGTGTTCGCCGGTTTGTATCCGGTCAGTTCCGACGACTTTGGTGCGATGCGCGAAGCATTGGACAAATTGCGCTTGAACGATTCGGCATTGAATTACGAGCCGGAAACTTCGCAAGCCTTGGGCTTTGGATTTCGTTGCGGCTTCCTGGGCATGCTGCATATGGAAATCGTCCAGGAGCGACTGGAGCGCGAATACAACATCGACCTAATTACCACCGCGCCTACCGTGGTTTACGAAGTAGAAACTCATGGCGGCGAAATAGTGATGGTCGACAACCCGGCTAAACTGCCTGACGTTGGCACCATCGTCGAGATTCGCGAGCCTATCATTCTGGCGAATATTCTGGTGCCGCAAGCCTACTTGGGCAACGTGATCAATCTGTGTATCGAAAAACGCGGCATTCAGAAAAACATGCAGTATGCCGGTAGCCAGGTGTCGCTGAGCTACGAGTTACCGATGAGCGAAGTGGTGCTGGACTTCTTTGATCGTTTGAAGTCGGTCAGTCGTGGTTATGCGTCTTTCGATTACGAATTTTTGCGCTTCGAGCCTGCCCCGCTCGTTAAGCTGGACGTCTTGATCAACGGTGACAAAGTCGACGCCTTGTCTATTATCGTTCATCGCGACTTGAGCCAGAATCGCGGCCGCGATTTGGTCGAAAAGATGAAAGATCTGATTCCGCGGCAGATGTACGAAGTGGCGATTCAGGCGGCTATCGGCGCAAAAGTCATTGCACGCTCTACGGTAAAAGCCATGCGCAAAAATGTCACAGCCAAATGTTATGGTGGCGACATTACCCGTAAGAAAAAACTGCTGGAAAAACAGAAAGCCGGTAAAAAACGGATGAAGCAGGTGGGTAGTATCGAGATTCCACAGGAAGCCTTCCTGGCGGTGTTGCAGGTC